A genome region from Setaria italica strain Yugu1 chromosome III, Setaria_italica_v2.0, whole genome shotgun sequence includes the following:
- the LOC101780384 gene encoding uncharacterized protein LOC101780384: MAHHHRRCRPVMTVAAALCLVVLTLGGRCGAAARPLRRLHAAEGSTEPALASEAAEAVLDVAAAEAPEAAAMLAAGGGGEGQGGLGEGKWLPLPMPMPMSMPAASALAGGLRFPPLPVSFPLAGASMPWLPGAPPAFAGVPALVPPYVGATRQEQLSLWASLFNPFQVRPRLPGALGGETTTAGAVERGGPAIAGAGKAAEGETMDVPAAGAVQVPEPKWGVFLGNIDRRN, from the coding sequence ATggcccaccaccaccgtcgcTGCCGCCCCGTCATGACCGTCGCTGCGGCGCTCTGCCTCGTCGTCCTCACGCTCGGCGGGAGGTGCGGGGCCGCGGCGAGGCCGCTGAGGCGCCTGCACGCGGCGGAGGGGAGCACGGAGCCGGCGTTGGCGTCGGAGGCGGCAGAGGCGGTGCTCGAcgtggcggcagcggaggcgccggaggccgccgccatgttggccgcaggaggcggcggcgagggccaggGCGGCCTCGGCGAGGGAAAGTGGCTCCCGCTGCCGATGCCGATGCCGATGTccatgccggcggcgagcgcgctgGCGGGCGGGCTGCGgttcccgccgctgccggtGTCGTTCCCGCTGGCCGGCGCGTCCATGCCGTGGCtccccggcgcgccgcccgcgtTCGCGGGGGTGCCGGCGCTCGTGCCCCCCTACGTGGGCGCCACGCGGCAGGAGCAGCTCAGCCTGTGGGCGTCGCTGTTCAACCCGTTCCAGGTCAGGCCGAGGCTGCCGGGCGCCCTCGGCGGCGAGACGACGACCGCGGGCGCCGTCGAGCGCGGCGGcccggccatcgccggcgccgggaaGGCCGCCGAGGGGGAGACCATGGacgtgcccgccgccggcgccgtccaggTCCCCGAGCCCAAGTGGGGTGTCTTCCTGGGCAACATCGATCGCCGCAACTAG